One genomic region from Candidatus Poribacteria bacterium encodes:
- a CDS encoding sugar phosphate isomerase/epimerase encodes MSKIPIGLELYSVREQLAKDPRGTIKAVAEMGYVGVEFAGFPSPDPAEVKGWLDEFKLTCCGSHTGWGLVQDDKLESTVAYNKAIGNRYLIVPGLPGELTRTRADWIATAKKFNAISAKLVPQGMATGYHNHSAEFQVMDGETAWDAFFSHTDKEVVMQLDMGNGMSGGADLVGILKKFPGRAETVHLKPYHKTEGFRPVIGKDDVPWQEVFHLCETTGNTKWYIVEYESDAYPPLEAVERCLKGLQKMGK; translated from the coding sequence ATGAGCAAGATCCCCATCGGACTGGAACTCTATTCGGTGCGCGAGCAGCTTGCGAAGGACCCGCGCGGCACGATCAAAGCCGTCGCCGAGATGGGCTACGTCGGCGTCGAGTTCGCCGGTTTCCCCAGCCCCGATCCAGCGGAAGTCAAGGGCTGGCTCGACGAGTTCAAGCTCACCTGCTGCGGTTCCCATACGGGCTGGGGACTCGTCCAGGACGACAAGCTGGAATCCACCGTCGCCTACAATAAGGCGATCGGGAACCGCTACCTCATCGTTCCGGGCTTGCCCGGCGAGTTGACGCGCACCCGCGCCGACTGGATCGCCACGGCGAAGAAGTTCAACGCCATCAGCGCCAAGCTCGTCCCCCAGGGCATGGCAACCGGCTACCACAACCACTCCGCCGAATTCCAGGTCATGGACGGCGAAACCGCCTGGGACGCCTTCTTCAGCCACACCGACAAAGAAGTCGTCATGCAGTTGGACATGGGCAACGGCATGAGCGGCGGCGCGGACCTCGTCGGCATCCTCAAGAAGTTCCCCGGCAGAGCCGAGACCGTCCACCTCAAGCCCTACCACAAGACGGAGGGCTTCCGACCCGTCATCGGCAAAGACGATGTCCCGTGGCAGGAGGTGTTCCACCTCTGCGAGACGACCGGGAACACGAAGTGGTATATCGTCGAGTACGAGAGCGACGCCTATCCCCCGCTGGAAGCCGTTGAGCGCTGCCTCAAGGGCTTGCAGAAGATGGGCAAGTAG